Proteins encoded in a region of the Octopus sinensis linkage group LG8, ASM634580v1, whole genome shotgun sequence genome:
- the LOC115214972 gene encoding frizzled-5-like has protein sequence MKQKCNLRTSALVFLTLLSFVVEGKEEEEKRKCEEITVPMCRDIGYNMTYMPNQFNQETQEEAGLEVHQFWPLVKIQCSPDLRFFLCSLYLPICMENYKKPLPPCRSVCERAKAGCAPVMLVYSFVWPEHMNCDELPEFGSKPLCMDMNVTDRPSPPTKPHYLLPTDRSYNPFGETKPWHFNKQNNPYYKSKNSLSKHNIETSTKKCSCECKPPLVQPDNRNDAYYYNRITTGKIKKCAINCYGPYFGPNERTFANFWIGLWSILCCISTATTISTFLIDMQRFRYPERPIIFLSACYFMVSIGYIMRLIVGHEKVACDGNMIRYSTTGPAMCTVVFLLIYFFGMASSIWWVILSFTWFLAAGLKWAEEAIASYSQYFHLAAWLIPSVKSIAVLAMSSVDGDSVGGICYVGNQNLENLRGFVLAPLFVYLVLGTSFLFGGFVSLFRIRNAIKRQGRAKTEKLEKLMIRIGVFSFLYTVPATIVIAIYFYEQHMRSVWETDFTCSCGGYQHKPDFSVFMLKYFMCLVVGITSGFWIWTGKTLDSWKRFYGKICQRHSYNTSSRMKYTNPSYQMTKPQPMDHV, from the coding sequence ATGAAACAAAAATGCAACCTTCGAACTTCAGCTTTAGTGTTTTTGACTTTGCTATCTTTTGTCGTGgagggaaaagaggaagaagagaaacgtAAATGTGAAGAAATCACCGTACCAATGTGTCGCGATATTGGATATAATATGACCTACATGCCAAATCAGTTTAACCAAGAGACACAAGAAGAAGCTGGATTAGAGGTTCACCAATTCTGGCCTCTTGTTAAAATACAGTGTTCACCGGACCTCAGATTTTTTTTGTGTAGCCTCTATTTACCTATTTGTATGGAGAACTATAAAAAACCTTTACCCCCATGTCGATCGGTATGTGAAAGAGCTAAAGCTGGCTGTGCTCCTGTCATGTTGGTTTACTCTTTTGTTTGGCCGGAGCATATGAACTGTGACGAACTTCCTGAATTCGGATCCAAACCATTGTGTATGGATATGAATGTTACTGATCGTCCATCACCACCAACTAAACCTCATTATCTCTTACCTACAGATCGTTCATATAACCCATTTGGAGAAACGAAGCCATGGCATTTTAATAAGCAGAATAACCCTTACTATAAGTCAAAGAACAGTCTATCTAAACACAATATAGAAACAAGTACCAAAAAGTGTTCTTGTGAATGCAAACCTCCACTAGTTCAACCAGACAATCGCAATGATGCATATTACTATAATCGGATAACCACTGGGAAAATTAAGAAATGTGCTATCAATTGTTACGGACCTTACTTCGGCCCTAATGAACGAACATTTGCCAATTTTTGGATTGGACTTTGGTCTATTTTGTGTTGTATCTCTACAGCTACTACTATCAGTACTTTTCTTATTGACATGCAAAGATTTCGTTATCCTGAACGTCCCATCATATTTCTAAGTGCATGCTATTTTATGGTGAGCATTGGTTACATAATGCGACTAATTGTCGGGCATGAGAAAGTTGCCTGTGACGGAAACATGATACGTTATAGTACAACTGGGCCAGCCATGTGTACAGTagtgtttttattaatttatttttttggtaTGGCTTCCTCAATTTGGTGGGTAATTTTATCTTTCACGTGGTTTTTGGCTGCTGGTTTGAAGTGGGCCGAAGAAGCCATTGCAAGCTACTCTCAATATTTTCACCTGGCCGCTTGGTTGATACCATCAGTAAAAAGTATTGCTGTACTGGCCATGTCTTCAGTTGATGGAGATTCTGTAGGGGGTATATGTTACGTAGGAAATCAAAATTTAGAAAATCTACGTGGGTTTGTCCTTGCACCATTGTTTGTATATCTAGTTCTTGGTACATCATTTTTATTTGGTGGTTTTGTGTCTTTATTTCGCATTCGGAACGCTATAAAACGCCAGGGACGAGCTAAaacagaaaaattagaaaaactgaTGATCCGCATCGGcgtattttcttttctatatacaGTTCCTGCAACCATTGTTATAGCAATTTATTTCTATGAGCAACACATGCGATCGGTATGGGAGACAGATTTCACCTGCTCCTGTGGAGGATATCAACACAAACCTGacttttctgtttttatgttaaaatatttcatgtgTTTAGTCGTTGGGATTACGTCTGGCTTTTGGATTTGGACAGGAAAAACGCTTGATTCTTGGAAAAGATTTTATGGGAAGATTTGTCAAAGACACTCATATAATACTTCAAGTCGTATGAAATACACGAATCCTTCATATCAAATGACCAAACCCCAGCCAATGGATCACGTCTGA